TGCCCGGGCAACGCCTCGACGACGAACATATCGAGCACCTTGTTGCCTTCTACTTTCTGGCAGATGTAGTGCGCCCGCCCGCTTACGACTTCGTAGACCTCGGGGAAGGTGATGTCGTTCCCCGGAACCGGCGGGTGATAGTGCCCGACCGTTTTTACCAGTTCGCGCCCGACGACACCGGCCTGTATAACCGTGATGTCGTAGCGGTAGTTATAGCGCCGGAAGAGTTCCTTGTCTTTATCCCAGCCGATATCGCGATACATGAAATAGGCGTCCTCGGGGCCCCTCAATGTAGAGTTCGGGGCAAGCACCTTTTTGAAGTCTTCCAGGTGACGGACGTCCGGCTCGACCACCGGCAAGCCGTCCTCAAAAACCAGGCTCGTCCCGGCGAGCTTTAACGGCAGTCCAGAGATTGTCTCAAGGTTTCGCAAATCCACCCCTCCGTATTCTTGTCCACACTCGTTCGGTCTCGGTCATTATTCGATGGATATTATTCGATAAGTCCCACTACATATTCGGCAAACGCGAACGATGACGTGAATGCCGGTGATACCGCGTTTAGAATATGTATCGAATTCTCGTGCGTCTCGACGACAAAGTCGGTCGCAAGCTCCTGCTCGGATGTGTCGAAAAGCTGCGCCCGTATGCCGGTGTTCGGATAAGTCTCGATGTACGAGTATTCCAGCGCCGGCAGCAGCTCCTTCGCTTCCTTGAAGAACAGGTGCGGCACGTACTTACTCATTTCCTTAATGCCCAAAAGCAAGTAGTTCTTATCGCTGACGAGCTTTCTCGCATTACATTTCAACGCGCTGACCAACTCATCCTTCTTGATATGGTCGAAGAAGCCGTAATTTTCTTTGCTCAGCGCGGGTATCGCCGTCGGCCCTATCTTGACGATGCCCTTTGGGGTGCGGGTGAAGTGGACGCCGAGAAAAGGGAAGCGGATATCCGGGACGGGGTAGATATTCGAGCGAACCATATGCGCATGCTCGTCTTTGAGCCGGTAGTAGAGGCCTTTGTACGGGATCATCACATATTGGCGCCCGACGTTGTACATGTGCGCGATTTTGTCCGAATAAGCGCCGGCCGCGTTGATGAGCGTGCCGAAACGCAATTTTAAGCCCTCCGCGTCCGCCGTGTGCCTGTCGTCGACGCCCGTCATCTTGACACCGAACCGCACTTCGATACCGAGAGCCCTAGCGTCCTCAAGGAGCTTTTCCAAGACCTCCATCGGGTCGACGGTGACGGTGTTGGGCGAGTAGAGGGCAAAGCCCGTTGTCGAGGCGTAAGGCTCGATCTCTTTGAGCGCTTCTTCGTCGACCATCGTGACCTGCGCGCCGTTGGCGAGCGCGCGTCGTTCCAGTTCTCGCAGCGCCTCTATCTCGGACGCGCTCTTGGTCACGATTACCTTGCCTTTTACTTGCGCTATGTTTTTCATGTCGCAGTATTCTCGCATCGTCCGATTGCCTTCGACGCTGAGCTTGGCTTTGAGCGTGCCTGGTTTGTAGTAGATACCGGCGTGGAGAACGCCGCTGTTGCGCCCACTGGCATGCGCGCCGAGCGCGCCTTCTTTGTCTATAACGCAAATCGACCCACCGCGAGTCTTCTTGATTTCGATTGCGATGGTTAAGCCGACGATACCGCAGCCGACGACTAGATAGTCATACATGATCAATCCCCGTTTCAGTCTCGAGTTATTCTTATGAGTGATACATATCATTAGTTTACCACCAAAGCCCGGCGCATCTAAAGTTGACGAGCCGGCATCTAGTATCGCATTTACTTCAAAGATATTATATTCTAGAAGTTGCATGGCCTGATGGGGCGCAAGGCAAAGAGCTTCCCACAATAAGAGCTTCCCACAATAAGAGCTTCCCACAATAAGAGCTTCCTACATTAAAAGTTTCTTGTGATAAAAGTTTCTTGTGATAAGAGACACCGGCAAAAGGAGCAGTCTTAAGATGGATAACACCGGCAAGCCGGCTTATAGAAGCATAACCAAAGCCGTTATACCCGCCGCGGGTCTGGGCACGCGCTTTCTGCCGATCACCAAGAGTCAACCGAAAGAGATGGTTCCCGTGGTCGACAAGCCCACCATCCAATACGTCGTCGAAGAGGCGGTCGCCTCGGGGATAGACGATGTCCTGATAATCACCGGACGCGGCAAACGCGCCATCGAGGACCACTTCGATCGCTCCTTCGAACTCGAAGCCGAATTGAAGAAGAAGAACGACCACGCGCTCCTTGCCGAGCTTGAGAACATAGCAAAACTCGCGGACATCCACTATATCCGCCAAAAAGTCGCAGCCGGCTTGGGCCACGCGGTACTCTGCGCCAAGAAGCACATCGGGGCGAACCCGTTCGCGGTCCTTTTGGGCGATATTATAACTTTGAGCGATAGCCCTTGCACCAAGGATTTAATCGGCATCCACGAAAGATACGGCGCGTCCGTCATCGCGGTCGAGCCGGTGCCGCTTGAAGAGGTGCGCCGGTACGGCGTCATCAAGGGGGAACAGGTAGACGACGGCCTCTATCGCATCGTCGACCTCGTCGAGAAACCTTCCCCCGAGCAAGCGCCTTCGAACCTGGCCGTTCTCGGGCGCTACGTGCTCACCCCGGCTATCTTCGACTGCCTCGAGATAACCGAGCCCGGCCTCGGCGGCGAAGTGCAGCTCACCGATGCCTTAAGGCTTCTGCTTGAGCGCGAAGAGATATACGCCCTTGAGGCGACCGGCCCCCGCTACGATATCGGAAACAAGCTGAGCTGGATAAAAGCGACCGTCGAATTGGCGCTGATCAACGAGGAGATAGGGGAGGAGCTTCGGGCTTACCTCCAGGAGCTACTCCGTAAAGAATAATCCATAAGGCATAATTGTCATATGTTACTCTAGCATTTTAGATAACGGGCAAAAAAAGGATGGTGTCGATTGCGTATCTTAGTAACCGGAGGGGCCGGCTTTATCGGCTCGAACATAGTAGACGCCTATATCGAAGCGGGCCATGAGGTCTCTATCATCGATAACATGTCGAGCGGTAAAGAGGAGAACGTAAACCCCAGGGCAAGGCTGTACAAGATGGATATCCGCTCTCCCGAACTCGACCTGGTCTTCGCGAAAGAAAAGCCCGAGATCCTCAACCATCACGCCGCGCAGATCGATGTGCGAAAGTCCGTCGACGACCCCGTCTTCGACGCCAACGTCAACATAGTCGGCATGTTGGGTCTCCTGCAGGCATCGGTAAAGCACGGGGTCGAAAAAGTCATCTTCGCGTCATCCGGCGGCGCCGTCTACGGTGAGCCGCAAGTTTTGCCGGCGGATGAGAAGACCGCGCTCGACCCGCTCGCCCCATATGGGGCGGCGAAGGTCGCCGGCGAGTTCTATCTCAGCTGCTACCGTGCGCTCCACGGCTTAAACTATATCGCGCTGCGCTATGGAAACATCTACGGACCGCGCCAGGACCCACACGGTGAAGCCGGGGTCATCGCCATATTCTGCGAGTCGATGTTGAGCGATAGAGAGGTAAAAATATTCGGTACCGGCGAGCAACTTCGGGACTACGTCTACGTCGGCGATGTCGTCGAGGCCAATCTCTTGGCGCTGGAGAAAGGCGATGGCGAGCGCGTCAATATCGGCACCGGAAAAGGGACCTCCGTCAACGCGCTCTTTGCCATACTCAAAGAGGTCCTTGGTTACGGTAAAGGCGCGGTCAACTACCCGCCCCGCCACGGCGAGCTGGAGAAGACCTACCTCGACGACGCGCATGTCTTTGAGGTACTCGGTTGGAAAGCCGAGGTCTCAATCGAGCGCGGCTTAGAGCGAACCGCCGCTTTCTTTAGAGACAGGTAAACGGTGACGGTTTCTCACAAAGGATATTGACATATGTTAAAGATATTATCCGTTTTCGGGACGCGTCCCGAGGCGATTAAGATGGCGCCGGTCATAAAAGAACTCGAGCGCCGGCCCGATAAGCTCAAATCGGTCGTCGCGGTCACCGCCCAGCACCGGGAGATGCTCGACCAGGTGCTCAACCTCTTCGACATCCGGCCCGATTACGACCTCGATATAATGGAGCCCGGGCAAGACCTTTTCGATATTACGACGAGGGCTCTCTTGGGGCTGAAGCCCGTTCTCGAGCGGGAGAAACCCGACGTCTTGCTGGTCCAGGGCGACACGACGACGACCTTTGTCGCGGCGCTCGCCTCGTTCTACTTTAAAATAAAGGTCGGCCATGTCGAGGCCGGGCTTCGCAGTTTCGACAAGTACCATCCGTTCCCCGAGGAGATAAACCGCTCGCTCACGACCGTCATCGCCGATTACCACTTCGCGCCGACCGAGACGGCCAAAGAAAATCTGCTCAACGCCGGCGTCTCCGAGGCGAGCATTCATGTCACCGGCAATACCGTAATCGACGCGCTCGTGCAGACGGTCAAGCCGGACTATGCGTTCGCGCAGCCCGACCTCAAGCCCGTCGATTTCGCGAACAAGCGTATCATTTTAGTCACGGCCCACCGGCGCGAGAACTGGGGCGAGCCGCTCCGTCAAATCTGCCGGGCTGTCAAAGAAATCGTCGAGGCGGTCGACGACGTCGAAGTCGTCTTCTCGGTCCACTTAAATCCGGTCGTAGGGCGGACGGCAAGCGAGATTTTGGGGGATGTCCAGCGCGTCCACCTCATCGAGCCGCTCGATTACGAGCCGTTCGTGCAGCTGATAAATAAGGCGTACCTGATTCTCACCGATTCCGGCGGCATCCAAGAAGAGGCCCCGTCGCTCGGAAAACCCGTCCTGGTCCTTCGCGAGGTGACCGAGCGCCCCGAAGGGGTGGAGGCCGGCACGGTGCGCATCGTAGGGCGTGACACGCAACAAATAGTCAATTCAGCGCTACTTTTACTAAATAATAGCGGGGAATAT
The Actinomycetota bacterium genome window above contains:
- a CDS encoding glucose-6-phosphate isomerase, which produces MRNLETISGLPLKLAGTSLVFEDGLPVVEPDVRHLEDFKKVLAPNSTLRGPEDAYFMYRDIGWDKDKELFRRYNYRYDITVIQAGVVGRELVKTVGHYHPPVPGNDITFPEVYEVVSGRAHYICQKVEGNKVLDMFVVEALPGQKVVIPPGYGHITINPENEPLVMSNVTADGFKSIYTPLEEAGGAAFYELEDFSWEKNANYEIAGDPQWARANEIPDFGLTEAVPLYVAITQNPEKFDYLVNPKAYAETFAGAIKLTGSLLG
- the lhgO gene encoding L-2-hydroxyglutarate oxidase, with amino-acid sequence MYDYLVVGCGIVGLTIAIEIKKTRGGSICVIDKEGALGAHASGRNSGVLHAGIYYKPGTLKAKLSVEGNRTMREYCDMKNIAQVKGKVIVTKSASEIEALRELERRALANGAQVTMVDEEALKEIEPYASTTGFALYSPNTVTVDPMEVLEKLLEDARALGIEVRFGVKMTGVDDRHTADAEGLKLRFGTLINAAGAYSDKIAHMYNVGRQYVMIPYKGLYYRLKDEHAHMVRSNIYPVPDIRFPFLGVHFTRTPKGIVKIGPTAIPALSKENYGFFDHIKKDELVSALKCNARKLVSDKNYLLLGIKEMSKYVPHLFFKEAKELLPALEYSYIETYPNTGIRAQLFDTSEQELATDFVVETHENSIHILNAVSPAFTSSFAFAEYVVGLIE
- the galU gene encoding UTP--glucose-1-phosphate uridylyltransferase GalU produces the protein MDNTGKPAYRSITKAVIPAAGLGTRFLPITKSQPKEMVPVVDKPTIQYVVEEAVASGIDDVLIITGRGKRAIEDHFDRSFELEAELKKKNDHALLAELENIAKLADIHYIRQKVAAGLGHAVLCAKKHIGANPFAVLLGDIITLSDSPCTKDLIGIHERYGASVIAVEPVPLEEVRRYGVIKGEQVDDGLYRIVDLVEKPSPEQAPSNLAVLGRYVLTPAIFDCLEITEPGLGGEVQLTDALRLLLEREEIYALEATGPRYDIGNKLSWIKATVELALINEEIGEELRAYLQELLRKE
- a CDS encoding NAD-dependent epimerase/dehydratase family protein, whose translation is MRILVTGGAGFIGSNIVDAYIEAGHEVSIIDNMSSGKEENVNPRARLYKMDIRSPELDLVFAKEKPEILNHHAAQIDVRKSVDDPVFDANVNIVGMLGLLQASVKHGVEKVIFASSGGAVYGEPQVLPADEKTALDPLAPYGAAKVAGEFYLSCYRALHGLNYIALRYGNIYGPRQDPHGEAGVIAIFCESMLSDREVKIFGTGEQLRDYVYVGDVVEANLLALEKGDGERVNIGTGKGTSVNALFAILKEVLGYGKGAVNYPPRHGELEKTYLDDAHVFEVLGWKAEVSIERGLERTAAFFRDR
- the wecB gene encoding UDP-N-acetylglucosamine 2-epimerase (non-hydrolyzing) — encoded protein: MLKILSVFGTRPEAIKMAPVIKELERRPDKLKSVVAVTAQHREMLDQVLNLFDIRPDYDLDIMEPGQDLFDITTRALLGLKPVLEREKPDVLLVQGDTTTTFVAALASFYFKIKVGHVEAGLRSFDKYHPFPEEINRSLTTVIADYHFAPTETAKENLLNAGVSEASIHVTGNTVIDALVQTVKPDYAFAQPDLKPVDFANKRIILVTAHRRENWGEPLRQICRAVKEIVEAVDDVEVVFSVHLNPVVGRTASEILGDVQRVHLIEPLDYEPFVQLINKAYLILTDSGGIQEEAPSLGKPVLVLREVTERPEGVEAGTVRIVGRDTQQIVNSALLLLNNSGEYEKMACAANPYGDGHASERIADVLAGNG